One window of the Chitinophaga niabensis genome contains the following:
- a CDS encoding dihydrofolate reductase family protein, with the protein MRTLNVFNFITLNGYFKGPQEDISWHVHGGPESEYGVDALKSGSTLVFGRTTYDMMSGYWPSPEALRNMPDMAKGMNAAEKIVFSSTLNKVDWNNTTIIKGNIIEEMTRMKQGTGPDMTILGSGSIISQFAEADLIDTYQIMMDPIAIGDGTPIFKGITKTLQLELVNARTFKSGVVLLSYQRIA; encoded by the coding sequence ATGAGAACGTTGAATGTATTTAACTTCATTACCCTGAACGGTTACTTCAAAGGCCCACAGGAAGATATCAGCTGGCATGTTCATGGCGGCCCTGAAAGTGAATATGGTGTGGATGCCTTAAAGTCCGGCAGCACACTTGTTTTTGGCCGCACCACGTATGATATGATGTCCGGTTACTGGCCCAGCCCGGAAGCGCTCAGGAATATGCCGGACATGGCCAAAGGCATGAATGCCGCAGAAAAGATCGTTTTTTCGAGTACCCTCAATAAAGTGGACTGGAATAATACAACAATAATAAAAGGTAATATCATAGAAGAAATGACCCGGATGAAGCAAGGTACCGGCCCTGACATGACCATCCTGGGCAGTGGCAGCATCATCAGCCAGTTTGCCGAAGCAGACCTGATAGACACCTACCAGATCATGATGGACCCTATTGCTATTGGAGATGGCACACCCATATTCAAAGGCATCACCAAAACGCTGCAGCTGGAACTGGTGAATGCCCGGACCTTTAAGAGCGGTGTAGTATTGCTGAGCTATCAGCGGATTGCTTAA
- a CDS encoding PA14 domain-containing protein, which yields MKKFTRAMLLFAFLWGLSLPVLASGPDTIPDPTLSFTFSLPASAKTSAGVFAADSTLIRTLWSGIVYSAGTHTGTWDGKTDEGLLAGNGNYYIKVLSNNVNYVWEGTIGNNSDALTGPTIQRGYAGINGMVVVGQYAYTCKSYSEGNPSQLKLDLNNPRSRIQILPAGEGTGQITNFVASDGNYVYWAGYDKRTAPNANYHFVFATRTSNNSDVVFPAGRSYKARIGRTYAGAIDTINNANGLASGLAVQPSGNFLFVSHGILNKLHVLNKTTGAVVQTLSYTDPGALTVDSANHLWMSYISGGSRRVEKFTVDTSGVLTSTGVIISGLQDPQAMAAAPDNQIIVIADGGTSQQLKAFDLSTGAAGWTYGQAGGYATSPTVSNDKFYWNQVLGVLGTFIAFQPDGSFWVGDAGNSRAQHFAANRTFLDRIAYIPHFYNCVVDGNNPSRVFADWMEYEIDYSKPLARNNDSWKLVRNWGYVIDSAHIDSYNRFRGLATLSNGRTYALLLKRITTNTNKWEVVELPPSGNLRYTNVLLTSDNLQLTQLYPDGSLRKMTRQVLGQTTKWSKRRLTGFDGSFNPLWSTDSIFAASPPMTGRDPGYFGNPNKLRSGEITSSGVVIAFDATNYHGALYDNYHLGGVKPGTNKWLWRTAMSTQPDYMGEFPADGSYDIGNNVEYSGVPAMALDRNIFWGYHGEFWKNSQTNKWNHVYDNGLFVNQFGVLGPDVKGQEATAGMAGNAFSANVVKINDTVYLYHNDEGHHGGIHRWRITGLETIAIQTDTVSFIRNGMGLRVSYYDDLRHNNVYHKLSRIDSVVHINHTGVGLSDTSRFSVSWTGYIEPLYTQKYRLYTNTDEGVRLWVDGRLIISKRDTTNAAEYSDSVAMVAGLRYPVRMEVFETAGASSASLSWSSSSQVKEEIPFSQLYPDSIPDYSGGYDLLENLPYHKPLENNTYGWTRNPLLNDTIDQYRQYWLVKTNIKGTNRLSPDLCIKYVIKPEGSTAYVNRDLGTVDNGITGWQLKGVLDYEKNLPNEDSLKLGTDGRGGSFLEVLDDQGKVITRFFWVSNYGSTLTHLYLNNKKVATGSDTAMLMIYSKAQPFNLTMSGDSATVQYGPFPPVTAVKFDPAAHANKPKTMRFFAFTNQFNSGRAIDFVKMKFQTSMLPGGGGFIMQRRPIVQEEISGDLLKIYPNPSSGSTGFYLNYSGKTTTDLHARVVDLSGRTVYEGRFSKQGAGIYNIRFHTKLTPGIYIVIVNQRHAEKLVVF from the coding sequence ATGAAAAAATTTACACGCGCAATGCTCCTGTTTGCATTTTTATGGGGGCTGTCCTTACCAGTTTTGGCTTCAGGGCCTGACACCATACCTGATCCTACCCTGAGTTTTACTTTTTCCCTGCCTGCTTCCGCCAAAACCAGTGCGGGGGTATTTGCAGCAGACAGTACACTGATCCGGACCTTATGGAGTGGTATTGTATATTCCGCAGGTACACATACCGGCACATGGGATGGAAAAACGGATGAAGGTTTACTGGCCGGAAACGGTAACTATTATATTAAGGTGTTAAGTAACAATGTTAATTATGTATGGGAGGGCACCATTGGTAATAACTCAGATGCATTGACAGGGCCTACCATTCAAAGGGGGTACGCCGGAATAAACGGCATGGTGGTAGTTGGCCAGTATGCCTATACCTGCAAGAGTTATTCCGAAGGCAATCCCAGCCAGTTGAAACTTGACCTGAACAATCCCCGGTCCAGGATACAGATCCTGCCGGCTGGTGAGGGTACCGGGCAGATCACCAACTTTGTAGCTTCTGATGGGAATTACGTGTATTGGGCAGGCTATGACAAACGCACCGCTCCCAATGCAAACTATCATTTTGTATTTGCCACCAGAACAAGTAATAACTCAGATGTTGTTTTCCCTGCCGGCCGTTCATATAAGGCGAGAATAGGAAGGACCTATGCCGGTGCTATAGACACCATTAATAATGCAAATGGCCTGGCATCCGGTTTGGCCGTACAGCCGTCTGGTAATTTCCTGTTCGTATCGCATGGCATCCTCAACAAACTGCATGTACTGAATAAAACTACAGGCGCTGTAGTACAAACACTATCTTATACAGATCCCGGCGCCCTTACAGTGGATTCAGCCAATCATCTCTGGATGTCCTACATCTCCGGGGGAAGCAGGAGGGTGGAAAAATTCACCGTAGATACCAGTGGCGTTCTTACTTCAACGGGTGTTATCATATCCGGCCTGCAAGATCCGCAGGCAATGGCCGCGGCTCCGGATAACCAAATTATCGTGATTGCGGATGGCGGTACCAGCCAGCAGCTGAAAGCATTTGATCTTTCAACAGGCGCTGCCGGATGGACGTATGGACAGGCTGGCGGTTATGCCACCAGCCCAACTGTGAGTAATGATAAGTTTTACTGGAACCAGGTACTGGGTGTGCTGGGAACTTTTATTGCTTTCCAGCCTGACGGAAGTTTTTGGGTAGGGGATGCCGGTAACAGCCGCGCGCAGCATTTTGCGGCCAACAGAACTTTCCTGGACAGGATCGCCTACATTCCACATTTTTACAACTGCGTTGTTGACGGTAATAACCCCTCCCGCGTATTTGCGGACTGGATGGAATATGAAATAGATTATTCCAAACCCCTTGCCCGGAATAATGATTCCTGGAAACTGGTCAGGAACTGGGGTTATGTTATTGACTCTGCTCATATTGATTCCTATAACCGTTTCCGTGGTTTAGCCACTTTAAGCAACGGCAGAACCTATGCGCTTTTGCTTAAAAGGATCACTACAAATACCAACAAATGGGAGGTAGTGGAACTGCCACCTTCCGGTAATCTCCGGTATACTAACGTACTCCTTACTTCCGATAATCTGCAACTCACCCAGTTATACCCGGATGGCTCTCTGCGGAAAATGACGCGGCAGGTATTAGGGCAAACAACGAAATGGTCCAAAAGAAGGCTTACCGGTTTTGATGGTTCATTTAATCCTTTATGGAGCACGGATTCTATTTTCGCCGCTTCTCCTCCTATGACCGGCAGGGATCCTGGTTATTTTGGAAATCCTAATAAATTAAGGTCCGGAGAGATCACATCTTCCGGTGTGGTGATTGCTTTTGATGCTACCAATTATCACGGCGCCCTGTATGATAACTATCATCTCGGAGGGGTGAAACCCGGAACTAATAAATGGTTATGGCGTACAGCTATGAGTACCCAGCCGGACTATATGGGAGAATTTCCGGCAGATGGTAGTTACGATATCGGCAATAATGTAGAATATTCCGGCGTACCTGCTATGGCTTTGGACCGCAATATATTCTGGGGTTATCATGGTGAGTTCTGGAAGAACAGCCAGACGAATAAATGGAACCATGTGTATGATAACGGGCTTTTTGTAAACCAGTTTGGTGTACTGGGGCCGGATGTGAAAGGGCAGGAAGCTACTGCGGGCATGGCTGGTAACGCATTCAGTGCAAACGTGGTGAAAATTAACGATACGGTTTATCTCTATCATAATGATGAAGGGCATCATGGCGGGATCCACCGCTGGCGTATTACGGGTTTGGAAACAATCGCTATTCAAACGGATACTGTTTCATTTATACGTAATGGCATGGGCCTGCGTGTTTCTTACTATGACGATCTGCGGCATAATAACGTATATCACAAACTGAGCCGCATTGATTCTGTGGTACATATCAACCATACCGGCGTTGGTCTTTCTGATACAAGTCGTTTTTCTGTCAGCTGGACGGGATATATTGAACCTTTGTATACACAGAAATACCGCTTATATACCAACACAGATGAAGGTGTGCGGTTATGGGTGGACGGACGTTTGATCATCAGTAAACGCGATACCACCAATGCAGCAGAATACAGTGACTCGGTGGCCATGGTAGCAGGATTGCGTTACCCTGTAAGGATGGAGGTTTTTGAAACGGCGGGCGCTTCTTCTGCATCGCTTTCCTGGAGCAGCAGCAGCCAGGTGAAAGAAGAGATCCCATTCTCTCAGTTGTATCCTGATTCCATTCCGGATTATTCCGGCGGATATGATCTGCTGGAAAACCTTCCTTATCATAAACCGCTTGAAAATAATACTTACGGATGGACGAGGAATCCTTTGCTGAATGATACCATAGATCAATACCGCCAGTATTGGCTGGTGAAAACCAATATCAAAGGAACGAACAGGTTATCGCCGGACCTTTGTATCAAGTATGTGATCAAACCTGAGGGTTCTACTGCTTATGTGAACAGGGACCTTGGCACCGTAGATAATGGTATTACAGGCTGGCAACTGAAAGGCGTGCTGGATTATGAAAAGAACCTGCCAAATGAAGACAGCCTTAAACTGGGCACAGATGGAAGGGGCGGCAGTTTCCTGGAAGTGCTGGACGATCAGGGGAAAGTGATCACACGGTTTTTCTGGGTCAGCAACTATGGCAGCACGCTTACGCACTTATATCTTAATAATAAGAAAGTGGCTACCGGCAGCGACACTGCCATGCTTATGATATATTCTAAAGCACAACCTTTCAACCTTACGATGTCCGGCGACAGCGCTACCGTTCAGTATGGGCCTTTCCCACCGGTTACGGCTGTTAAGTTTGACCCGGCAGCACATGCGAATAAACCTAAAACAATGCGGTTCTTTGCTTTTACTAACCAATTCAACTCCGGCCGCGCAATAGACTTCGTGAAGATGAAATTCCAAACTTCAATGCTTCCTGGCGGCGGTGGTTTTATTATGCAGCGCAGGCCAATTGTACAGGAAGAAATTTCCGGGGACCTGTTGAAAATATATCCTAATCCTTCATCCGGCAGTACCGGATTTTATCTCAACTATTCCGGCAAAACAACTACAGATCTGCATGCGAGGGTGGTAGACCTCTCCGGCAGAACGGTGTATGAAGGCAGGTTCAGTAAACAGGGAGCAGGTATTTATAACATCCGGTTCCATACAAAGCTGACTCCCGGAATTTATATTGTGATCGTGAACCAGCGGCATGCGGAGAAACTGGTTGTTTTTTAA
- a CDS encoding YciI family protein → MDEYIILMRLDLLTKEAQPSPEQMQVYMKQYQDWVGGIAAQNKFKGGTGLSTEGKVLKNDLVTDGPYVDIKESIAGFITITAKDFDEAVKIARECPILKGEGNTVEVRKIVSVHNQQ, encoded by the coding sequence ATGGACGAATATATCATCCTCATGCGCCTGGACCTGCTCACCAAAGAAGCACAGCCTTCTCCGGAACAAATGCAGGTATATATGAAACAGTACCAGGATTGGGTGGGCGGTATTGCTGCGCAGAACAAGTTCAAAGGAGGCACCGGTCTGTCCACAGAAGGCAAAGTATTGAAGAATGACTTGGTCACAGACGGCCCTTATGTAGATATTAAGGAATCCATTGCCGGGTTCATCACCATAACTGCAAAGGACTTCGATGAAGCGGTAAAGATAGCCCGGGAATGCCCCATCCTGAAAGGAGAAGGCAATACGGTAGAGGTAAGGAAGATTGTTTCCGTGCACAATCAGCAGTAA
- a CDS encoding helix-turn-helix transcriptional regulator, which translates to MVILQPPYYLSNYIEFFWYTSEETGITDIKRVKLIPDGKHGLIFQQRNGRSAISEENGNLLPVGFLYGQSSAPFINYIHGAVSVFGVFFKIHAVKEIFKIDADLIADGFVDLDDLAGYKINEVLLNLQHPLKIKEYLSAFFWKTLSRYGKTDKLIEDSISTIQKRVNDININFLYKEYNISKRQFQRRFKERAGIHLGTFIRVLKFQKSLQLLHINKFEKLSDIAYSLGYADQSHYTRDFRSFTGYTPKDVLKKHIIIPENTITAHPLLQTRRHIYF; encoded by the coding sequence ATGGTTATCCTTCAGCCCCCATATTATCTCAGTAATTACATTGAATTCTTCTGGTATACCAGCGAAGAAACCGGAATTACTGACATTAAAAGAGTAAAACTCATTCCAGATGGAAAACATGGTTTAATATTTCAGCAGAGAAATGGCAGATCCGCCATCAGTGAAGAAAATGGTAATTTATTACCGGTTGGGTTTCTATATGGACAAAGTTCAGCTCCTTTCATAAACTACATCCATGGCGCCGTATCAGTATTTGGAGTATTTTTTAAGATCCATGCTGTTAAAGAAATTTTCAAAATTGATGCAGACCTGATCGCAGATGGCTTTGTTGATCTTGACGACCTGGCGGGATATAAGATCAATGAAGTACTATTGAACCTGCAGCATCCTTTAAAAATCAAAGAATACCTTTCTGCCTTTTTCTGGAAAACGCTTAGCCGTTATGGCAAAACTGATAAACTTATTGAAGACAGCATCTCCACGATACAAAAAAGGGTGAATGATATCAACATTAATTTCCTCTACAAAGAATACAATATCTCCAAAAGACAATTTCAGAGAAGATTCAAAGAGAGGGCAGGTATTCACCTGGGAACTTTTATACGGGTGCTGAAATTTCAAAAATCACTGCAACTACTGCATATAAACAAATTTGAAAAGCTTTCTGACATAGCCTATTCATTAGGGTATGCGGATCAGTCACATTACACCAGGGATTTTAGATCCTTTACAGGTTACACCCCAAAAGACGTATTAAAAAAACATATAATCATACCCGAAAATACAATTACCGCGCATCCACTGCTTCAAACCCGGCGGCATATCTATTTTTGA
- a CDS encoding GNAT family N-acetyltransferase yields the protein MDMKIIGPDPGNIPEAASVVAQAMLRNPLHLAVFGAADEKAEQMQTRMFIEVLQLPQCNLFTAWKDGRIVGLMNYYAPGCCQIPPLKTLGMLPSMFGILGYRLPGVLKWKANWAKHDPKERHLHFGPLGVLPAMQGNGIGSALLERFCLIADSGKEAAYLETDKIENVALYEKYGFRVVAVDTLSGVKNWFMWRDALTNGNK from the coding sequence ATGGATATGAAGATAATAGGGCCCGACCCGGGGAATATTCCCGAGGCCGCATCAGTTGTTGCGCAGGCTATGTTGCGTAATCCGCTGCATCTGGCTGTTTTTGGCGCTGCGGATGAGAAAGCTGAGCAGATGCAAACCCGCATGTTTATTGAAGTGCTTCAATTACCACAGTGCAATCTCTTTACGGCATGGAAAGATGGCCGGATAGTAGGACTGATGAATTATTATGCTCCAGGCTGCTGCCAGATACCACCCCTAAAAACACTGGGGATGTTGCCTTCGATGTTTGGCATTTTAGGCTACAGGCTTCCGGGGGTATTGAAATGGAAAGCTAACTGGGCTAAACATGATCCAAAGGAAAGGCATCTCCATTTTGGCCCGCTGGGGGTATTGCCAGCTATGCAGGGGAATGGGATCGGTTCTGCGTTGCTTGAACGGTTCTGCCTGATTGCAGATTCAGGTAAGGAGGCGGCATACCTGGAAACAGATAAGATAGAGAATGTTGCACTGTACGAAAAATACGGCTTCCGGGTAGTGGCTGTAGATACGCTATCAGGCGTAAAGAACTGGTTTATGTGGAGAGATGCTTTAACAAATGGAAATAAATAA
- a CDS encoding dihydrofolate reductase family protein, which yields MRKLKLQVQMSVDGCIAGNNGEMDWMIFNWDDALKAYVENLTSNVDTVLLGRNMTDGFMAYWSSVSAEPDNPEYAFAKKLMDTPKIVFSRTLKESKWENTVLSNGDFVEEIQALKKKEGGDIIVYGGAAFDASLIEKELIDEYYLFVNPAVIGSSKSIFNMITHQIRLKMVESVAFSCGIVLLRYEAQREES from the coding sequence ATGAGGAAATTAAAACTACAGGTGCAAATGTCCGTTGATGGGTGCATCGCCGGAAACAATGGAGAAATGGATTGGATGATCTTCAATTGGGATGATGCGCTGAAGGCTTATGTGGAGAATTTAACATCCAACGTTGATACCGTGCTGCTGGGCAGGAATATGACGGATGGATTTATGGCATATTGGTCTTCTGTATCTGCCGAGCCGGACAATCCTGAGTATGCATTTGCTAAAAAGTTGATGGATACGCCCAAAATTGTTTTTAGCAGAACATTGAAGGAGTCTAAGTGGGAGAACACAGTGCTTTCAAATGGCGATTTTGTAGAAGAGATACAGGCGCTGAAAAAGAAAGAGGGGGGAGATATTATCGTGTATGGTGGTGCGGCTTTTGATGCTTCACTGATAGAAAAGGAATTGATCGATGAATATTACTTATTTGTAAATCCGGCAGTGATCGGGAGCAGTAAGTCGATTTTCAATATGATCACTCATCAGATAAGGCTGAAAATGGTGGAGTCTGTTGCATTTTCATGCGGGATAGTGTTGTTGCGTTATGAAGCGCAGCGGGAGGAGTCATAA
- a CDS encoding RNA polymerase sigma factor, whose amino-acid sequence MELPHLFRTEYRKIVSVLCKRFGFEQVEIAEDIASDTFLTATQAWGLKGMPENPTAWLYSVAKNKAKNYLQRSTFFEDKISAELKNSSAEIMETDIDLSPQNINDSQLQMMFTICHPAISGESQVGLSLRILCGFGIEEIADAFLTNKETINKRLFRAKEKLREEGIKIEFPAPAEIEQRLETVLTTIYLLFNEGYTKLRKEICLEAIRLCIMLVENSDTNTPPVNALLALMCFHASRFEARSGKNGELILYEEQDTSLWNADLISKGGYFLRNSASGKVTRYHLEAGIAYWHTQKEDTKEKWEKILQNYNRLLQIAYSPVAALNRTYALSKANGKQEAILAAEKLELTDHHLYYALLGELYTGINNTTAKAHFTQAISLAKNKAEQEALLRKMNLL is encoded by the coding sequence ATGGAACTACCACATCTGTTCAGAACAGAATACCGGAAAATAGTATCCGTGCTCTGCAAACGTTTTGGGTTTGAGCAGGTAGAGATCGCAGAAGATATTGCCAGTGATACCTTCCTCACTGCTACACAGGCCTGGGGATTAAAAGGAATGCCGGAAAATCCCACCGCATGGCTGTATAGTGTGGCAAAGAACAAAGCGAAGAACTACCTCCAGCGCAGCACCTTTTTTGAAGATAAAATTTCAGCGGAGCTAAAGAACAGCTCCGCTGAAATCATGGAAACAGACATAGACCTTTCCCCGCAAAACATTAACGACAGCCAGTTACAGATGATGTTCACCATCTGCCATCCGGCCATTTCCGGTGAATCACAGGTCGGCTTGTCACTCCGCATCCTTTGCGGTTTTGGAATTGAAGAAATAGCAGACGCTTTCCTCACAAATAAGGAAACCATTAATAAACGGTTATTCCGGGCGAAAGAAAAATTGCGGGAAGAAGGTATAAAGATTGAATTCCCCGCCCCGGCTGAAATAGAGCAACGGCTGGAAACGGTGCTCACTACCATTTACCTGTTGTTTAACGAAGGATACACCAAGCTGCGCAAAGAGATCTGCCTGGAAGCCATAAGGCTCTGCATTATGCTGGTGGAGAACAGTGATACCAATACACCTCCCGTGAATGCATTACTGGCGCTCATGTGTTTTCACGCTTCAAGGTTTGAAGCACGCTCAGGTAAAAATGGTGAGCTGATCTTGTATGAAGAACAGGATACCAGCCTCTGGAATGCAGATCTGATCAGCAAAGGAGGGTATTTCCTCCGTAACTCTGCCAGCGGAAAGGTCACCAGGTACCACCTGGAAGCCGGTATTGCTTACTGGCATACCCAAAAGGAGGATACAAAGGAAAAGTGGGAAAAGATCCTGCAAAACTATAACCGCTTATTGCAGATAGCCTACTCTCCTGTCGCCGCACTCAACAGGACCTATGCACTTTCAAAAGCAAATGGTAAACAGGAAGCTATCCTGGCCGCAGAAAAACTGGAACTTACAGATCATCATCTCTACTATGCCTTGCTGGGCGAACTATACACAGGTATCAACAACACAACAGCAAAAGCACACTTTACCCAAGCCATTTCCCTGGCTAAAAACAAGGCAGAACAGGAAGCCCTCCTGCGAAAGATGAACTTATTATGA